The genomic segment CACATCAGCGAATTCAGCTGGGTAAAAAAGGTGAGCAAACCGAGCGATATGGTCAAAATCGGCGATGAAGTCGAATGTATGATCCTCGGCTATGATATTCAGGCAGGGCGTGTTTCGCTCGGCTTAAAACAAGTAACGGCAAATCCGTGGGATAATATCGACGAACGCTATCCCGTCGGCACCCGTTTAACCCGCAAAGTGGTTAAATTGACCAACGCAGGTGCATTTATCGAACTTGAAGAAGGAATCGACGGCTTCTTGCATGTTGACGATCTTTCGTGGACAAAACGGGTACGCCATCCGAATAGCGAACTTGAAGCAGGTCAAGACCTTGAAGTAATTGTTATCGAATGCAATCCGGCCGAACACCGAGTTCGCCTCGGCGTAAAGCAATTAAGCGATGATCCATGGAAGACTTTTGCAGAAACATATAAACCCGGTTCTACCGTCGAAGGCGAAGTTACTTCGGTAACGGACTTTGGCATATTCGTAAAAGTACCCGGTGATATCGAAGGTCTTATTCACAAGCAAAATCTCGTAGAAAACCGCGAAGATAATCCCGATGAAGTGTTAAAGAAATATGCTGTCGGCGATAAAGTAAAGGCAGCTGTCCTTGATGTCAATGTTAAGGATAAGAAAACGGCTTTTTCAATTCGCGACTATAAGAAACGCCTTCAACAGGAAGAACTTTCCCGCTATATGTCTACCAAACAAGAAGACGATGAGGGAGCCTTTACGTTGGGCGATCTTATGAAGAATAAAGCCTCGGAATAGTTTTGCTGTGAGAGCAGCGTATGTATATTTTAGGTCATATTTTACCCGAAAGAATAGCTGCTCTCATCAATACACCCTTGTTCACCCGTGGAGCTTCGGCTTCGGGGGATACATTACTCGAAATGATTCTCCGTTCGGGTATGCAAGCAGTGGACAGTACCGCTGCTTCTCTTTTTTTAGCGGATGAAACGTTACAAAAAGCTCAAACGGTTGCGTATATATGTGATGATACTTTTTATCGCTTTGACGCAAAAAAAGAATTACCGGCAGCAGCAGCATGGGTCTTACGACAAAACGAACCGTTAAGAATGAATGCTCCCGATACGGAAAGCCGCTTTACTTCCAACGGTATGGACGGAACTCCTTATTCGACATCGGGCTTTATCGCAGTACCGTTGTGTATAGAGGATAACCGTATCGGTGTCCTTGAAGCAGTAAATAAAAGAGACGGAGGGAATTTTTCAGAGTCCGACCTTTCGTTATTGAGCCTTGTAGCGGGGTATGCCGCACCGGTTTATCGTACTTCGTATGCATACGGATTCTATGCGGATGCTATAAAACACAGGGAGCAACGAACAGAATATATAACGAAAGAAACGCCTTTTATAGCGTCCAGTCCGGTAATGCGGGAGAAATTTGAGCTCTGTAAGCAGCTTGCATCCTCCGATATACCGGTACTCATTATAGGTGAAAATGGAGTAGGAAAAGCATCAGTTGCGAAACAGCTGCATATTCACAGCCGCCATGCGAATCATCCCTTTATTCGTGTGAATTGCACTGAACCGGCAGAGCAGCTGCTTGCGCATCGCTTATTCGGCGGTACTGCGGATGATGCCGCCATTACCGATATCTCTGATGAAAGCTGTTTTAAACAAGCTGAAGGCGGTACTTTGTTCCTTGATGAGGCGGCGGCCATTCCGCTTTCACTCCAGAAGGGGCTTTTAAACAGGATTTTGCAGCTTGAACAAAGCGGCGGAAACATACGGTTAATAGCCTCAACCTCCCGCGATATCGAGCAGTTAACCCGCGAAGGAGACTTCCTATCGGAGCTATACGGCAAGTTAAATGTACTGCCGCTGTATATACCGCCGCTGCGGCAGCGCAAAGAAGATATTGGCGCACTTGCACAGTTTTTTCTGCGTCAGGCAGCACAGGAAATGCGGAAACCGTTTACCGGTTTTTCGGCAGATGCTCAAGAGGCGTTACAACAAGCGGAATGGAAGGAAAATATACGGGAGCTAAAAAACAGTGTGGAATACGGATGCTTAAACGGATCTCCGCCGCTCATTACCGCTGAATATTTATTTCCTCGATCCGCTGCGGCGATGTTGACCGGCGAGATTGACGGTCTTAAATCCGCAACGGACGTATTTAAACGGACATATATCCGAACAGTACTGGAGAAAACCGGCGGAAATCAAACAACGGCGGCTTCAATACTTAAAATTCAAAGAACATATCTTTCACGGTTGATGAAAGAACTAAACATAAAGGAGAACCTCTAAAAACTTCAGTTTTTTAGAGGTTTACCTTAGATTTATTTTGCGATGTTTCAATTTAAGTCATTACAGTAAAAAGACTTAAATTGAAACTCGTCGGGCATCTCTAAAAATCTAACCAAGTTTTTAGAGATGCCCAAAGGATTAACGGGAGACATATATGGCAGAACAAAATGATCAGACGCTTTCTTTTTCAGAACGCTGTGGGCAGTTTTTAACTCAGAATCGGAAACCGATCGTCATTATACTGGGAGTAATTTGTGCTGTTGTCGCAATCACTTTGATTGCATCATCGCTCACTACACGTGCAGCAAAAAAAGCTTCTATAGAAACGGAGACAATGATCTCCGAATGGACGGATTTACGAAATAAAAATGCCGAAGATATGACGGCTGAGGAAGATGCACTTGTCGAGAAACTTGAAAAGCAAGCTGCAGCAAACGGCCGTACATACTCTGCATTTAGAGCCTATACAACGCTCGGAGAAATCTATGTACTCCGGAAAGATTGGGAAAAAGCGCTCACCTTTTACCAAAAAGCAGGAGAGGCGCAGCCAAAATCTTACACTGCCGGTATTGCTTATTTTAATGCGGCAGCCTGTGCCGATGAATTACAGCAACACGATAAAGCGTTGGAACTGTATACCTTGTCAGCAACATCAGACGACTTTCCGCTGAAGCCCCGAGCATTGTTTAACATCGGACGGCTTGAAGAAAGCCTTGCTCATCCGGATAAAGCGATTGAAGCATATACAAAACTTACGGAGTCATACCCCGATAATGATTGGACACTGCTTGCAAAATCGCGGATTATCGCGCTTTCGATCAATTAGCGGGAAAATAGTATAAGGGTCTATGCAGCTGTTTCAGATTCGCTATAGGAAATATATCTTCTGTTTCTGCTTTCTCAGTACTATACTCCTTACCGCTTGCGGCATTCAAAGCTTTATCTATCTTGAAAAGCCGGAACGTTCAGGGCATGATCCCAGTAATCTTGAAGATTTAAGTCAGCGGTACTGTGAATTCAATACCGCAGACACTGCAAATGCAACACAAGCAGCAGGCTATATTAAAGGAACTGAAATTTACTACCGCATCTATGAACGGGAGAATGACTGTAAAAATGATAAGAGTATAATCGACGACTATAATGCTAAACACCCGTTCGCAGCAGCAAAGTATTTGGAAGAAACCAAAAAATACTATCGCTTAGAGACGAATCAGATATTAACGCGCCCGTTGATTGGCACACATTCTGCAGATGTTACTGTCCGCTTCCGCTTACAGGACTACGGTTCACCTGCTATCGATCCGGCACAGCTTACCATAAATGGGGTTTCACGAGGGATTCCGCGAAGAGACGGCAGGATTCAGAATAATAACAAAATCTTTAATAAAGACAATATCGCCATAGGCGATGACGACGTGCAGGCGGCCAGCTCGAGCGGAACGGAAGCATACTGGTACGTGCGTTTTTATGCCGTCAGCTACGGATACACATCAACATTTAGTACGCTCCACAGTCCATTGGAAGACATCGGATATATTTTAATAGAGAAAAATTAGTGAAACACTCAATGAGCGGCTCTATTTTAACGATATATAAAGTATAACATTGAAGTAGAAGGGGTAATTATGCTCAAAAGATTTCCGCTCAAAGCACGTTTGTCAGTAAGCTTTGGCTTACTCTTTGCTGTTTCAATGACAATCATTAATGTCATTTCTATCCGCAGTTCCCGCCTTACGCTTGAAAAACAAGCTGCATCGCATCTAATAGTATTTGCAGAAAACCAAGCGACGATATTTGAGCAAACATATATTGAAAAATTTAGAACACAAATGGAAACATTAGCACGGGGTTCCGTAGTTTCAAATCCGGATATTCACCTGTCTGAAAAAGTAAAATTTTTACAAAAAGAAGCGGAAATAGCCAAAAAAGACGGATGCTTGCGTATGCTCGTAACCGATACCCAAGGAAATGCTTATAGAACCGATGATGACACAACGACAAATGTTAAAAACCTCGAATGGTTTCAAAAGAGTGTTGTGGGTGAATTTTTTTTAAGCACTCCCTATCCTTCTGCACATAAAAACGGCTCACTGGTCTGTACGGTAGCAGCGCCCATCTACGGAAAACACAAAACAATCATAGGCACCATCGCAACCGTATACGACGGTTTAAAAATATATGAAACAATACAAGATATAAAAATCGGAGAAACCGGTGAAGTCTATATCCTTGATAAAGACGGTGTTACTATTGCCGACCATCAGGTGGAGCTTATTTATTCGCAAGAAAATTCATACGTAAAATCTCAATCTGATAAAAGTCTTGAAAGTGTCGGTCGTTTTGAACATAAAGCCGTTCAATCGACAACTTCCGGAGCCGGTTCTTATGAATATCAAGGCGCGATAAAAGATGCTGCATACGCAAAAATCCCTACAACAGGATGGACACTTATTGTAACGGACTACCGCCAAAAATACATGGGTGCCATTAGACTTATCATTATTATCGATACGATATTGGTAATTTTGGTGGTTTGTATTATCTATGGTGTCTCACTTGGACTTTCACGATCGCTGCAAAAGACAGCCGATGCGCTGAAAGAAATAGCACAGGGAACGGGAGACTTAACGGTTTCACTACCTGTAAAGGGAAAAGACGAACTTACCGATATAGCGCGATACTTTAACGAAACAATCGGTAAGATAGCTGGAGCTATCCGTTCCATAGAAGCAAATACAGCCGATATGGAAGTAACCGGTACCAGTCTTGCAGAGAATATGCTTGAAACAGCAAGTGCAATACGGCAAATTACAGCAACGACGGAAACGGTAAAAGAGAAGATGATTAATCAAGCGGCAAGTATTACCGAAACGGCAGCAACTGTTGAAGAGATTATCAGAACAATCAAGCAATTAAACGGCAGCATTGAAACGCAAGCAAGCAGCGTTGCACAATCTTCGTCTTCAATAGAACAGATGGTTGCAAATATTGCTTCGATCGGTCAAACGCTCGGAAAAACCGATCAAATTATTAAAAACTTTGTTTCCGCTACGGGAGATGGAAAGGCAGCCTTGGTAACTTCTAATACCGTAACACAGAAGATCGCCGAAGAATCCGGTTCGTTAATGGAAGCATCCAATGTTATTCAGCATATTGCATCGCAAACTAACCTGCTTGCAATGAACGCAGCTATCGAGGCGGCTCATGCAGGGGAAGCAGGCAAAGGCTTTGCCGTTGTCGCTGACGAAATCCGTAAGCTTTCGGAAGACTCTGCAATACAGGGTAAAACAATTACGGTAACGCTTAAATCTTTAACTGCGGAAATTGAAACGCTGTCCGCCTCGTCTAAAATCGTAGAAGGAAAGTTCAACTTGATTTTTGAATTGGCGGAACAAGTAAAATCGATGAGCGATCTGTTAACCGCAGCAATGAGAGAGCAGGAACACGGCAGCAAAGAGATTTTATCGGCTATTAAAAATATCAATACCGTAACAACCGAAGTGCAAGCCGGCTCAGAAGAAATGCTGAAAGGCGGAGAAGGTGCTGCACACGAAATGCATACACTCGACGAATTGA from the Treponema medium genome contains:
- a CDS encoding sigma 54-interacting transcriptional regulator — translated: MYILGHILPERIAALINTPLFTRGASASGDTLLEMILRSGMQAVDSTAASLFLADETLQKAQTVAYICDDTFYRFDAKKELPAAAAWVLRQNEPLRMNAPDTESRFTSNGMDGTPYSTSGFIAVPLCIEDNRIGVLEAVNKRDGGNFSESDLSLLSLVAGYAAPVYRTSYAYGFYADAIKHREQRTEYITKETPFIASSPVMREKFELCKQLASSDIPVLIIGENGVGKASVAKQLHIHSRHANHPFIRVNCTEPAEQLLAHRLFGGTADDAAITDISDESCFKQAEGGTLFLDEAAAIPLSLQKGLLNRILQLEQSGGNIRLIASTSRDIEQLTREGDFLSELYGKLNVLPLYIPPLRQRKEDIGALAQFFLRQAAQEMRKPFTGFSADAQEALQQAEWKENIRELKNSVEYGCLNGSPPLITAEYLFPRSAAAMLTGEIDGLKSATDVFKRTYIRTVLEKTGGNQTTAASILKIQRTYLSRLMKELNIKENL
- a CDS encoding tetratricopeptide repeat protein, with product MAEQNDQTLSFSERCGQFLTQNRKPIVIILGVICAVVAITLIASSLTTRAAKKASIETETMISEWTDLRNKNAEDMTAEEDALVEKLEKQAAANGRTYSAFRAYTTLGEIYVLRKDWEKALTFYQKAGEAQPKSYTAGIAYFNAAACADELQQHDKALELYTLSATSDDFPLKPRALFNIGRLEESLAHPDKAIEAYTKLTESYPDNDWTLLAKSRIIALSIN
- a CDS encoding methyl-accepting chemotaxis protein translates to MLKRFPLKARLSVSFGLLFAVSMTIINVISIRSSRLTLEKQAASHLIVFAENQATIFEQTYIEKFRTQMETLARGSVVSNPDIHLSEKVKFLQKEAEIAKKDGCLRMLVTDTQGNAYRTDDDTTTNVKNLEWFQKSVVGEFFLSTPYPSAHKNGSLVCTVAAPIYGKHKTIIGTIATVYDGLKIYETIQDIKIGETGEVYILDKDGVTIADHQVELIYSQENSYVKSQSDKSLESVGRFEHKAVQSTTSGAGSYEYQGAIKDAAYAKIPTTGWTLIVTDYRQKYMGAIRLIIIIDTILVILVVCIIYGVSLGLSRSLQKTADALKEIAQGTGDLTVSLPVKGKDELTDIARYFNETIGKIAGAIRSIEANTADMEVTGTSLAENMLETASAIRQITATTETVKEKMINQAASITETAATVEEIIRTIKQLNGSIETQASSVAQSSSSIEQMVANIASIGQTLGKTDQIIKNFVSATGDGKAALVTSNTVTQKIAEESGSLMEASNVIQHIASQTNLLAMNAAIEAAHAGEAGKGFAVVADEIRKLSEDSAIQGKTITVTLKSLTAEIETLSASSKIVEGKFNLIFELAEQVKSMSDLLTAAMREQEHGSKEILSAIKNINTVTTEVQAGSEEMLKGGEGAAHEMHTLDELTRIITDSMNEMASGAIQINNAVQEVNAMTQKNRQSIEKLANEVGKFKVN